One genomic region from Actinomycetota bacterium encodes:
- a CDS encoding AI-2E family transporter: protein MRKLKKTGSIQTMGNIGIFSWSLIGLVIIIVGIFYVLSLVKIAIIPAIIGVFIAYMLLPLVKLLRKKLRKIVAVSITYVVFLIIVFVIFFFIIPLIIDEFKSFIVKLPIYIYRFSLFVSSNLKNNILLKSIEEMTDLSFLPGNPLEVTKYFIENINISEINIFKGAASFTVTIINIVINFIIGPILGFYILKDSDKFVANIVKAIPEKTKLQSISLINRVNNVFEKFIRRQFLNAAILAIILTISLSILKIEFASLIGVMIFVFCLIPVFGLIFPAIPAIILALLISPMKALIVFIIFVGIYIINYFFILPFIMKDRTEVHSGIIILSIIAGGALFGWLGVFIAVPAVAILQEILKFYLVEKTNPV, encoded by the coding sequence ATGCGTAAGCTAAAAAAAACCGGAAGTATACAGACTATGGGGAACATAGGTATTTTTTCGTGGTCTCTCATAGGTCTGGTTATAATAATTGTAGGAATATTTTATGTTTTGTCACTTGTAAAAATTGCAATAATTCCTGCAATAATCGGGGTATTTATTGCATATATGCTTCTGCCTCTTGTAAAGCTTTTAAGGAAAAAACTTAGAAAAATAGTTGCAGTTTCAATTACTTATGTTGTATTTCTTATAATAGTCTTTGTTATATTCTTCTTTATAATACCGCTTATAATTGATGAGTTTAAGTCATTTATTGTCAAGCTGCCGATCTATATTTACAGATTCTCGCTTTTTGTGAGCAGTAACCTGAAAAATAATATTCTGCTTAAAAGCATTGAAGAAATGACCGATCTTTCTTTTCTTCCCGGAAACCCCCTGGAAGTCACAAAATATTTTATTGAAAACATAAATATAAGCGAAATAAATATTTTCAAGGGTGCAGCATCCTTTACCGTGACTATAATCAATATTGTGATTAATTTTATAATAGGCCCCATACTTGGATTTTATATTTTAAAGGATTCCGATAAATTTGTTGCAAACATCGTAAAGGCGATACCTGAGAAGACAAAACTTCAGTCCATCAGTCTAATTAACAGAGTAAACAATGTTTTTGAAAAATTCATAAGAAGGCAGTTTCTTAATGCGGCAATACTTGCAATAATCCTGACAATATCGCTGAGTATTTTAAAAATTGAATTTGCTTCACTTATAGGGGTAATGATTTTTGTATTCTGTCTTATCCCCGTTTTCGGCCTGATCTTCCCGGCAATACCTGCCATTATTCTTGCTCTTTTAATCTCACCGATGAAAGCTCTTATAGTGTTTATTATTTTTGTTGGTATTTATATAATCAACTACTTTTTCATTCTGCCGTTTATAATGAAAGATAGAACAGAAGTACATTCAGGCATAATAATACTGTCTATCATTGCAGGAGGGGCTTTATTCGGCTGGCTTGGTGTGTTTATCGCTGTTCCGGCTGTGGCTATTCTGCAGGAAATACTAAAATTCTATCTGGTAGAAAAAACAAATCCTGTTTAA